A section of the Corvus hawaiiensis isolate bCorHaw1 chromosome 16, bCorHaw1.pri.cur, whole genome shotgun sequence genome encodes:
- the NPW gene encoding neuropeptide W: protein MARGQLSGGAWGALVLLGLMLPAAPAGAWYKHVASPRYHTVGRASGLLMGVRRSPYLWRRELPAEPPRHPGTPAGDSPPPPGRPAGESPPAAGPAPPPPGPGRLLQRLLRRRWGWGGPRPAPARPPPGPRQPQLFPLEDLALTR from the exons ATGGCGAGGGGACAGCTGTCGGGGGGCGCCTGGGgggccctggtgctgctggggctgatGCTGCCGGCCGCTCCGGCGGGCGCCTGGTACAAGCACGTCGCCAGCCCCCGGTACCACACGGTGGGACGCGCCTCGGGGCTGCTGATGGGGGTCCGCCGCTCCCCCTACCTCTGGCGGCGGGAGCTGCCGGCCGAGCCCCCCCGGcaccccgggacccccgccGGGGACAGCCCTCCGCCCCCGGGCCGCCCCGCCGGGGAGAGCCCCCCagccgccggcccggccccgccgccgcccggccccggccgcctCCTGCAGCGCCTGCTCCGgcggcgctggggctggggcggcccccgcccggcccccgcccgacccccgcccggcccccgccaGCCTCAG ctcttcccGCTTGAAGACCTGGCTCTGACCCGCTGA